From a single Miscanthus floridulus cultivar M001 chromosome 8, ASM1932011v1, whole genome shotgun sequence genomic region:
- the LOC136475767 gene encoding protein SCO1 homolog 1, mitochondrial-like, with translation MRGRASHLRALLSRALSPSLPPRGRALPQVLGGSPPSLACVERWISARPCGSGAEMFGAGFLRRARFFSSDAAATQGGSKPPAPAVAGSAGGEGGDDGQSGKSEQADAGKAVRGGPVSWLSFLLLLVTGGGIIVYYDKEKKRHIEELKNRTSAVRPGQSVGTAAIGGPFKLLNHDGKPVTEKDFMGKWTLFYFGFTHCPDICPDELQKMAAAIDKIKEKAKLDVVPVFITVDPERDTVEQVRDYVKEFHPDLIGLTGTTDEVRQVARAYRVYYMKTEEEGSDYLVDHSIVMYLMNPEMKFVKFYGKNYDTDSLADGIIKEIKEHK, from the exons ATGAGAGGCCGCGCGTCCCATCTCCGCGCGCTCCTCTCGCGAGCGCTCTCTCCCAGCCTCCCTCCTCGCGGTCGCGCTCTGCCTCAGGTACTCGGCGGCTCTCCCCCGTCCTTGGCGTGCGTCGAGCGATGGATCTCCGCTCGCCCTTGTGGGAGTGGCGCTGAGATGTTCGGAGCTGGGTTCCTGAGGCGCGCGCGCTTCTTCTCCAGCGACGCCGCGGCGACGCAGGGCGGGTCGAAGCCCCCTGCGCCGGCGGTGGCGGGCAGTGCGGGCGGCGAGGGAGGGGATGATGGTCAGTCTGGGAAATCTGAGCAAGCGGACGCCGGAAAAGCCGTCCGCGGAGGT CCGGTGTCTTGGCTCAGTTTTCTACTACTGCTCGTGACTGGAGGAGGGATAATTGTGTACTACGACAAAGAAAAGAAGCGTCACATTGAAG AATTGAAGAATAGAACAAGTGCTGTGAGGCCTGGGCAATCAGTAGGCACTGCAGCCATTGGTGGCCCATTCAAGCTTCTGAATCATGATGGAAAACCTGTTACTGAAAAGGATTTCATGGGCAAATGGACTCTGTTTTATTTTGGATTTACACACTGTCCTGACATTTGCCCAGATGAACTCCAGAAAATGGCTGCGGCGATTGACAAAATTA AGGAAAAGGCAAAACTGGATGTTGTGCCAGTTTTCATTACAGTTGATCCTGAAAGAGATACTGTTGAGCAGGTTCGGGACTATGTTAAAG AGTTCCATCCAGATCTGATAGGACTCACGGGCACGACAGATGAAGTAAGACAAGTTGCACGTGCTTACCGAGTTTACTATATGAAGACAGAGGAGGAGGGTTCTGACTACCTTGTTGATCACTCAATTGTCAT GTACCTGATGAACCCAGAGATgaagtttgtcaagttttatggCAAGAACTATGATACAGATTCCCTTGCTGACGGTATCATTAAGGAAATTAAAGAGCACAAGTAA